In Amycolatopsis methanolica 239, a single genomic region encodes these proteins:
- the rpsM gene encoding 30S ribosomal protein S13, which yields MARLAGVDLPREKRLEIALTYIYGIGRTRSKELIAATSLNPDTRVRDLTDDDLVKLRDHIEENFKVEGDLRREVQADIRRKIEIGCYEGLRWRRGLPVRGQRTKTNARTRKGPKKTVAGKKKAGKK from the coding sequence ATGGCACGACTCGCCGGCGTAGACCTCCCCCGCGAGAAGCGGTTGGAGATCGCGCTGACCTACATCTACGGCATCGGTCGTACGCGCTCGAAGGAGCTCATCGCGGCCACGTCGCTGAACCCGGACACCCGGGTCCGCGACCTGACCGACGACGACCTCGTCAAGCTGCGCGACCACATCGAAGAGAACTTCAAGGTCGAGGGTGACCTCCGCCGCGAGGTGCAGGCCGACATCCGTCGCAAGATCGAGATCGGCTGCTACGAGGGCCTGCGGTGGCGCCGCGGTCTGCCCGTCCGCGGTCAGCGGACCAAGACCAACGCCCGCACCCGCAAGGGTCCGAAGAAGACGGTCGCCGGCAAGAAGAAGGCTGGCAAGAAGTGA
- the rpsK gene encoding 30S ribosomal protein S11, whose product MPPKARAGAKKVRRKEKKNVAHGHAHIKSTFNNTIVSITDPNGAVISWASSGHVGFKGSRKSTPFAAQMAAENAARKAAEHGMKKVDVFVKGPGSGRETAIRSLQAAGLEVGTIQDVTPQPHNGCRPPKRRRV is encoded by the coding sequence ATGCCACCCAAGGCTCGCGCCGGGGCCAAGAAGGTCCGGCGGAAGGAAAAGAAGAACGTGGCCCACGGCCACGCTCACATCAAGAGCACCTTCAACAACACCATCGTGTCGATCACCGACCCGAACGGTGCGGTTATCTCGTGGGCCTCCTCCGGCCACGTCGGTTTCAAGGGCTCCCGCAAGTCCACCCCGTTCGCCGCGCAGATGGCGGCCGAGAACGCGGCCCGCAAGGCCGCCGAGCACGGGATGAAGAAGGTCGACGTGTTCGTCAAGGGCCCGGGCTCCGGCCGGGAGACGGCGATCCGCTCGCTGCAGGCCGCCGGTCTCGAGGTCGGCACCATCCAGGACGTGACCCCGCAGCCTCACAACGGCTGCCGCCCGCCCAAGCGGCGCCGGGTCTGA
- the rpsD gene encoding 30S ribosomal protein S4, producing MARYTGPATRISRRLKVDLVGGDQAFERRPYPPGQHGRGRVKESEYLLQLQEKQKARYTYGVLERQFSRYYKEAARRPGKTGENLLQILESRLDNVVYRAGLARTRRQARQLVAHGHFTVNGVKVTIPSYQVEKFDIIDVRPKSLQMLPFVAAKESFGDRPIPGWLQVVPSNLRILVHQLPERAQIDVPVQEQLIVEYYSK from the coding sequence ATGGCTCGCTACACCGGCCCCGCGACTCGCATCTCGCGGCGCCTCAAGGTTGACCTCGTCGGCGGCGACCAGGCTTTCGAGCGCCGCCCGTACCCGCCCGGCCAGCACGGCCGCGGCCGGGTCAAGGAGTCCGAGTACCTGCTCCAGCTGCAGGAGAAGCAGAAGGCTCGCTACACGTACGGCGTCCTCGAGCGGCAGTTCAGCCGCTACTACAAGGAGGCCGCGCGGCGCCCCGGCAAGACCGGTGAGAACCTGCTGCAGATCCTCGAGTCCCGCCTGGACAACGTCGTGTACCGCGCCGGCCTGGCCCGTACCCGCCGTCAGGCGCGTCAGCTGGTGGCGCACGGTCACTTCACCGTCAACGGCGTGAAGGTGACGATCCCCAGCTACCAGGTCGAGAAGTTCGACATCATCGACGTGCGGCCGAAGTCGCTCCAGATGCTGCCCTTCGTGGCCGCCAAGGAGTCGTTCGGCGATCGGCCGATCCCCGGCTGGCTGCAGGTCGTGCCGTCCAACCTGCGCATCCTGGTGCACCAGCTGCCCGAGCGGGCGCAGATCGACGTTCCGGTCCAGGAACAGCTGATCGTCGAGTACTACTCGAAGTGA